Sequence from the Phragmites australis chromosome 6, lpPhrAust1.1, whole genome shotgun sequence genome:
CATATTCATATATTCGTCACAAAAAATACTTCCAAATAATACAATTTCATGGAAAAACTTGTATTAATTGTGGGAGTCATTTTTTTGTGAACAATTAAAATTCCAAGATAAAGTCTGCAATATTTCACTGAATAAGTGGATGTTCTGAAACATGTCATTCCCTGTGAGGCTCAGTGAGACATCAGTGGGAATATTCCAAGATATAAAATGTAAGTACTCGACATACGAGGTAAAATCTAATTTTCCATATGCATGCTTTTGTCTTCACGGCGATACCGACGTCTGTTTTGTCGAGGCATGGAGATTTACAGACTACACTTCGCCGCCCAAAATGGTGCGCAAAAGTTTGCCTCACCTAGCTGAGCAATTCTGGGCAACAAAATACAAGGCGTTTGGTCCCCTTGCTCTACTTGCCGTCTCATTAATCGCTTTCCACCTCTCTTCCATGTACGCAAGCAAGGAGCCATGGAAGTTACCGAGCAAGCATGCAACCAAGGTGACCAAGCAACCACGCCGCGCTGGCTGCAGCACGGCGGAACTCGCCATGGCTGTCCACCGCGCGCCACCGGGATCGCTCGCTGCCGTGCCAGCTCGTCGCAGCCATCCATGCCGGCGCCCGATTTGGATGTCGCGCTCGCTGAGATACCGGCTGGTTCCCGTCTGCACTGAGGTCGTCTTCAGTACCCCATTGCTAATTTGTACTGATTTGCCTAGAAAATGTGTCGAATTGCTTTTAGATCTACGTTTATTGTGGGTGGATTTGTAGTTTAGTGGCAAAACTCTATGGGTGGAGGTAGTCGATGGGAGTTCGACTCCCGTTCCACACCCTAAAAAATCTTGAAAGTAGACCACGCTGTGAGAAAtcatctattaaaaaaaaagatatacgCTTATTTGCTTTCAAATTTGTCCCGGCCTTGCTTTCAGTTTGTGATCCAATTTGTTTCTCAAATTAGGCTGAAAACTTGAACTGCATTCAAAGTTCTGCCGATTAGCCTCTACGGTTGCATCCTGATTTATTTGAAGTTAGTTTGATTTGGTTTTCCCATCTGACAAAtttgcttttcaattttttcttcaatttcctTTCTTCATATATGCTACTTTATTAGACTGATTTGTTTGTCAAATTTCACTGATTTGCTATCTAAATTTTCCCAAAGAGTCTATTTCAAAATTATATGAATTTTCTTTTCCGGTATATATGATTTGCTTTCCAATATACCATACTTGGCTTTTCTTCATCTCCATGCCCTCGCCATCGAATTTGCCCCATTTCATTCATGATTAGACAAGCATGTGCAGTGCAGGATGAGTACTGTGATGGAAAAATTGTCGCCGTGCATATTAATATGGAACGGCAGGGGGCGTGCGTGCTGAAACGTGAATGCCTACACGGCCAGAGCGCAGAGCCTAGTCATGTCCTGTATGCAACGGGATTTTAACGTGTGGTTGAAAACGATTTTAAGTGGTACATACACTTCTCTTCTAACGTATGATTACTCATTTTTGAGCCATATATATGTGAACTTGTGAAGTTTTTATTCTCCCATGTGCGGTTGGTTAGCTTTGTTAGCCAACCGAAGTACCGAGCAGTATGTATGTATAGGTGTGCTTATACACCTGGATGTACTGATAATAATACTGATCCAAGAAACATATTCAATGATCAGCTGCTGTTGACCACCCTGCAGTTGGCCCTGATCTGGCCGGCGGTCCCGGTGAGCGGGCTGATGTTTCCCATCTTTATCATGGCAGCGGCGAAATCGGAGGCGAAGAGGGCCGGGTTGGCGCTGTACTGCCGCACCAGCGAGTCCTGGGAGCCGCCGTTGAAGAGCTCCTGGTCGGAGTGCAGCAGGCCGCGCTGGACCAGCAGGTTGCGGTAGTAGGCGTTGTCGAAGATGAGCTGCGTCTGCACGTCGAGCGGCGCCAGGTTGCTGTCGCCGGTCCCCTGCGCGGCGGGGCAGTTGCGCTGGCGCAGCCGAGCGAACGCCGGGTCGATGTCGGTGTCGTTGTAGATGTGGTCGCGGAAGTTCTGGCACTGCGAGAAGCCGATGGTATGCGCGCCGGAGAGCGCCGTCAGGTCGCGCGGGCTCAGCCCCTTGTTGCCGAACTCCGAGATGAGCGTGTTGAGGTCGGACGCCGGCGAGGGGAGGTCGCTGTTGGCCAGGTTCAGGCTCGCCGTTGTCGAGTCGCGCCGGCCGAGTGGCACCTCCCAGCTGGGCCCACCGAGCTGCAGTAACGATCGAGACGCATATGCACGTAGACCGATAGACGTACGTACGCGGTCAGAATAATGTCTATGATTGTACGCTTAGTAGTTATGACACGTTGTAGGATATGTGTATGCGTGCGTATATAGTATAATACCAGGAAGGTGCCGTCCCGTGCGGCGAGGGCGACGATGTCGGCGCATGAGACGACGCCGGGGCAGAGGGCCTCGACGTTGGCCTTGATCTGGTCGATGACCTCGAAGCCACGGACGGAGTTCACGTTCGGGCCGGCGCCCTTCTCGCCGACGAAGCTCCCCACGTCGTCCAGAAGAATCGAGCCGTCGCAGCCCTGAGAGCAAATTTTGTCTCCATGGATGTTAGCACAGTACGTACGTGTAGTTGAAGGCTTGAAGGTGCCTCGCATGCATGGGAAGTTTCTCTATGTGTACTTGATCAAGGGTTAATTACTtggacgaagcagtcgtggaagaagAGCCTGACGAGGGAGGCGCCCATCCGGCGCTCGGCGAGGAGGGCCTTGATCATGGTGGCGCGCACGATGAGCCCTAGCGTCGGGCAGCTCCTAGCGTAGAACGACGGCGAGAGCTGCCCGCACGCCGTGGAGCAGAGGAGCGTGAGGGCGAGCAAGCAATGCCAGGTCCGGAACGAAGCCATGGCCAAACCTGCTAGCTCACCGATATGATCGATTAACCTAGTTAGGTAATCAATCAAGCGATCTTCTCTAACTAATCACCAGAGGATCGGACCACTAGCTATAGCTAGCTCAGTAGCTTGCTTGATTAACTGGGATTGACACGAGCTGTCTATTTATAGTGTCCAGTCCCTGCGGCTGCATGCAAAAGTGTACCGAGCTCTCCATGCCGCTACCAGAGTCAAAGTTAGGCCATTAGGGACGTGGAAAAATATAGCAAGTTCTACGGCCTCTCTCGTGGTTGACAATGCAACGCGCAGATGCCAATATCTCTATCGTCTTTCGTGTATTGCTCAGTACTCGCAAATAAAGATGGAGCAAATCATACATCGAGcgattctaaaaaaaaataaaaaaaaataaaaaaaatcatacatggAGCAAATGAAGACAAGAGAAGTTGAAGTGTAGTGTCTTGTCGTTACGGGTAGAGATCGCATTCAGAGACAGCTGCTAGGAATTAAGTTTGACGCGCGTCGTCCCATTGCTTCGGTAGCCTTTCTTTCTGTGTGAACTAGCTAGTTTTTAAAGTTATATATACTTATCAGTGATCGATCATGCATGGATCTATCATTTATGTCTTACAGTTAAATTTGATTATGAGACTTGAGAGGGAAGTGTGTAAGCAATGCAAGTCATGATAAGATCGAACGggaggacccccccccccccccccggggcaGGAGGGTCTCTAATTCCCTGCCTTCTCACCACTCGGGTATAGATTCAGGTCACTAAACAGTATCCAGTATTTCATGGATTAGTGCATTCTGAGTAGCCTGAAAGTTCCCGGTTTCGACCATGCTCTTTGCTACtggaaagaaaaaaggaaggGAAGAAAGCAGCCTCAACTACTAATATAACTCTGAACGTTTTCGCTCTCGAAggatatatttctttctttgctcAATACCCGTCAAATTTTTCCGTTGTATTTCTACTTGAATATGAGAGAAGGAGCATTTCTCGGCTTATCAAATGATGTCTCTCAATCCCTTTCTCCACACAACCTGCTTAATTTATATGACCTCATTACTAGTAGGAAAGTGATGGTGTAACTAATTAAAAAGGTGTTTTTGATACTGATCCTCAACCGACAGTTTTTGTGGTTCAAGAATAAGCTTGCCCTGTCTGATGGGATATGACGATTCAGTTTTGAGGGCGTTTGGCTGGAGGGCAATCTGAATAGGATGGCCAGTTTGAGAGAATATTTCTCTGAGATGCTAGATGAGTTAATATGGAAAAATGTGGTGGATGAGCTCATCCATCCTTCGTCCTCCCTCCTACTAGGCACCTCTCCCTCTTCCATCTTCTCTCCTGATGTGCAACAGATCTGTGAGCAACGAcacggtgcgggggcaggccaGCTCGAGCGGAGCAGGGGCTGGCGAGCTCcggcggcggagcggagggTGAGCTTGGCTAGGCACGTGGAACAAGGGCAGGGCGATCTCGACTAGTCGTAGGAAGCAAGAGTAGGGTGGTAGGGTGACCTTGGAGAAGACCAAGGGAGGGCGGTGCACCGAGAAGACCAAGGGAGGATGGCACCGGCATAGGGGTGGCGAGTCATGTGGCATGGCCGTGGAGGCAGGGAACTGGTGAGCGGAGCGGCTGCACACGCGACGTACAACCACTTGGCCCCGTGTTTAGCTCATCCACATCCTCCTCATTACACCAGCCAAACAAGAAACTTGGATTATCGTGCTTGTCCAACCAAATATAAAACTGGATCATCCCATTAAAAAACATAGATGATCATATAACATCCATGTTTACCCTCTAACCAAACATTACCCAAGTTGTCGATTAAGTTCTGATAGCTGCGACGGTCAGCAATCACAGACTCACATGGCTGGAGAACTTTTCCATAGCCCAATTTTGTGCCACCTCGTCAGTTGATCCACCCCCGGAATCAGTGCATGCAATTACAGCCTAATCGACCAACTagacccttgaaattcttggaCGCACCAGGAAGGAGAACCATATATCAATGACGAGTTTCGCATGgagaatatgcatgcacaatTGGACAAGTCGTGAAACACGCAATGAACGACGATGCATGAGCCAACGTCGTGTACGTACCCTTCAGTCTAAACCCTGAACACGAGGCGCCATAACCAAAATCAGTGCGGGCTTTAGGTGTGTTGGTGGTTAAGTCACCAAACCAGGGGAAGTCTTCGGCCAAGAGAGAGAGCCccctcatgttgttcatcatcttTTTTATGGGGATATGACCATTCTGCCCCCACACAACGGTCAGGGCTCGATGACACTAAATGTCTTCACATCATGCTGAACTGTCTTTTATGGCAACGGTTCAATTTCTGACGCGCCTCGTTTCAACCGCCGTTAACCCTGTTTTTCAGCGCTATAAATACGCTCCACCCTGCGCCTCAATTTTTACCGCTTGAATCTGCTGAAGCTATAGCTCTCGTACGAAGACTCTCGCAGTCACCTTTCTTTCTGAAGCCCAGTGAGAATGGCTCTGAAAGGCAAGACAAACCGCCCGAAGACCTATTGGATTGGAAAATCTAAGGTTGACGAAGAAATCCTAGTTGGACTAGTAAAAGAGGGTTTGATTAGCGATGTTTCAAAGGTTAGGCTCCTGAAGGGCCAAGAGACTCCGGAGCttgaagatgatgaagccatTGTCTTTGTTGACTACTTCTGAGCGGGGCTTCGTCTTCCTTGCGATGAGATGGTGCCGAAGGTTCTGAAGCTGTTTGAAACctacctccaccagctgacgCTGAACGCCATCGTTCGGCTCGGCCTCTTCGCCTGAGCGGTGCATTTCGAAGGAGCGAAGGCATCGGCCAGGGCTTTCACCGCAGCCCACAGGCTCCATCACCATCCGAAGCTGGTTTTCGCCTCTATCGTACAAAGCGAAGCCCATTATAGCTGCCTGAACTTTACTTATTGCACCGGCCTGGCCACGTCATTCGTGGCATACAAGAACaaatggccgaaggactgggcgcaatggtggttctaccacaaggtggatcGAGGAGTTTTCTCGTGTCCAAGTACGAAGAGGTGAAGGGGAACCGTACCCCCGATGTACAGCTAAAGGCCTCTCAGAGGGCAACATTTGAGGCCTTCACCAGGTGTGCAAAGCATCTGACCACGCGCGATCTCATAGAAGAATTCGTGGCATCCGGGGTATGGCCCCTTAGGCGGGGTTGGACCATCCTGAAATTCGGTGACAAAGGGCCGGAGGGACTCTGCCATCCCCAGCTTGACTTACAAGGTTTCACaggtattatcttttatcatgTTCTTAACTGCACTTCGGCTCTCTGTCATTTTCTTACATTGTTTGCTTTGTGGCAGACTTGACGGTGGCCAAAGTGGAGACTAAAGCCATGCTTCTTCTTGGGAAATTTACTCAGGGCGAAGCCCAGCTCTGCACCGACTAGGGGCTCAATCGGTGACTTAACCGGATTTTTGAGTTACGAGGCCTTGCCTATAAGGACAGGCCGAAGGTGACCATGCTCTCATCGGGTCAGGGCGAAGGAGAGGGCTCCCTGAACACCAAGGCCGGCAGAGAATCTGCTGCGGGCAGCCAAAAGAAGCAAAAAATCGCAAACCCTTCACCGCGAGGaggcaaaaagaagaaggcaCTTGCCCTGAATAAGAGACCTCGCGAAGTGGCCTTCGATGACCTGGGCGAGAAAGTGACCCCTGAAGGCTCTTTTGCCATTCGAGTTGTGCCCCTTCGACAAGAGCCTCCGAAGGGCATACATGATCTTCAGCTCCTCGCCGAAGCCCGCCTTTTCTACGTGTGTGGACCTTGCCACGCTAATTCTCAGCGATGAAGAGGACGAACCTTTGGATCAGCGTGTAACCACCGAGctagccggggggggggggctgaggAGGCCGAAGGAGCAAAAAATGTCGAAAAAGCTGGAGCTAAATCAGCCTCTATGTCTTCATCTTCGAGTTCTTCCTCTATGGACAGTTCGTCCGACGGCCACAGAGCCACAGAGACCTAATAGGAGAATACCTCGCTGCCCATGCCTCATTGTGGCGGAAAGGGGCTTATGAGTCATAGCGGCTTACTTGGCGCTGAAGCCTTCAAGATTTCTTCCTTTGAGCCAAGCTCGGGGGAGGTCAATGACTCAAAGAAGATGTTTGGCAGCTTCGTTCTtcccgagcttgagatttctctAGCATGAAAGCCCGCTGCTGAGCTCATCGACGCCTCCAACGTGGCAATTGCAAAGGTATTTTGTATCATCCTTCAGCTTTTCTTCACTTACTCGTTCTCATACCTCCGCGCTATCGCATGCCATGCTTATTTCACGCGCTCAGCGCAAGCAAGTGGAGCGTTCTGAGGCCCGCGCAAAAAATGCGGAGGCGCAAAGGGCCTTGTTTCAAGCCTGGGTGGAGAAGGCCTAGGCCCAAAAAAAGGAGTTCGCGCAACGAGCGAAGGAGGTTAATCTACGCTCACAACAGCTTGAAAAAGAAGTGAGCTCCCTTCACTCGGGCAAACAGAGCACAGAAGAAGAAGTCACCTACCTTCGGCAAAATCTAACGGGGTCCGAAGCTCAAGTCTCGGAGCTGCATGCCCTCTGCAACGCTAAAAAAGCTAAAGTGCAGCGGCTGCACGAAGAACTGGATGAGGCAAAGGTGCTATCCGACGATGCCCTCATTATGCTAGAAGAACTAGAGCCGAAGGTTGTAGCAGCCTGCGAAGCAAGTAGCAATACTTTTGACAGAATCGGTGCTTCGGCCACGCCTACAACGCTTAACCTTGTCGGGCTGGGTAGCCTTCTTGGATGGATGTATGAAACCAGCGGTAGCCTTTTTCCCGTGCTCCAGCTATACTGTGACTTCTGCGCTATGGTCTCGGCCAGGAGTTTAGTCTAGTCAATTGAGATGACTGGttgtgaccatcatactgcgCTTCAAAAACTAACCTTCTGCTATCCttcggacatgtcaacttcggTTGTGTCGAGGGCATCGAAGGCTACCGCGTAatcattcaccaccaactactggtgTAAACATGGCCGCGAGCTTGCCCTCCAGGAGGCAGAAATCAACCGCTAACgagtacattttttttaagttgtgcTTTCGAGATTTTTGCCACCTGCGTATTCATGGACCCTTTGTTCTGCAGGCAAAAGCAAAGGATGACCCTTCCACCAGAGCGACGACCAAAGCTACCGAAGAAAATGAGAAGGTGTGAAGAGTGCACGAAGCGTTGTTTTGGGTTTGAACATTTGGTTACCAACtaaaatatattgtaatatataCACTTTTATTAATCGTTAAATATTTTGACTATCTTTGCTCTctgcgcaggtcctcccttcggTCACTgtgcaggtagccgaagatgtTGTTCCCATCACTGTGATACGGGACAATTTTTTTATGTCTTGATCTTGCTGGGATTCCTTCCACCATCGCCACCTAGCTATTGATTTTAGGAGGTACTGAAGAGCAAAGTGTAGGTCCTATGATGTAATGAATGCCAACTCCAAAGTGTTCTGGAAGTCGTTTAAACCTTCGGTTTTAGAGACCCGTAAGGCTGAGCATGAGGCCCACAGGATTACGCGTGGAGACTTTGAGCCTCCGCATATGCTCATCGACCTGAAGCCTGAGCCAGAAAACGATAATCATGGATTCCTACCCTGTCAGTTTCAATTTTGCTACCGCCAAGGGCCTTGCAAATAGTGCGACATGTTGAAGGTAGGAGTGCTTCACCTACGTCTTCGTCTACCACTTCTTCATCAAATTATATTGGATCCCCATTGGATCTAACGCTGCCTTTTCATGccagtcaaggcatagcctttcaatttggctttagccgatGGTATAAAGATTTTGTAGATCCTGACATTGATGAATTTGCATAATAAAGTCATTAACATTGAAATGATTATTATCTTTGGCCGTTATATATTGATCTTATCGACTTGGTCTTTCATCGATTTGGACCTTCAGCTACATCGTGTCTGAATCATGATCCAGAAAACGCCGTCTCCCctgactttgaagccgtagggaccttcggcataACCGCGTATGTTTTGCCTTCGGCGCGGGAGAAGGCattcttagcccccgacttttagtcgagaggtgtgcCACCTTCTTTGATGTTAaacagcacttcggctttttctcccgaaggtatgttttgccttcggtgtgggggcaggcactcttagccctaacttttagtcgagaggtgcgctgccttctttgaggtcaagcagcacttcggcttttgcTCCCGAAGGTATTTattgccttcggtgcgggggcaggcactcttagcccctgacttttagtcgagaggtgtgcCACCTTTTTTTAGGTTAAGAAACACTTTGACTTTTGTTTGAGCATTACACAGGTATTCATGTGTGTAACTGAATCATAATTACTTTTGCCATAAGGGTGAAGATGCTGTAGAAAGATAGATGCTTTAAACTATGGACATCTTCGAAGGGACTAATAAGCTTCAAACTTTGCTGCAGGTTTACGCCCGTCTAAAGTCGAAAGgtaagatgtctttctttgacattcCATACCTTGACTTTTATGGCGAGTTCTCAGCCCGCCTcttgtcgattggtgtgcttcctttttTCGAAAGactgcaacacttcgacgatgaATTATGCATAAATTCAACAAAAGTACACGCTTTCTTCGGGGTAATTCCATATATATTGGTGGGTTTACAAAGGTcgctgcctcgttaaaaacctcacgccctGATGAAGGGTTCCCcctatgaggaaaagagtacaacacccgtacattgttttgattgaattgcagaaagaaaattacataaatgttgCATTGATTCGTGTACTTCGCCCACCAATGCGAAGACATCTTCTATGCTTACTAGACATaaaacttgcgaaggttgtcagCATTTCAAGTGTGCGGAAGCTCTTCCCCTTTGATAGTAGCAAGGTGATAAGACTTCACCAAGAAAGATCCGTCCCACCTACTTTGCAATTTTCCCACGGCCGAAGTATTGGTGAGCCTCTGCAGTACCAAGTCTCCAGGAGCGAACTCCTTCGAGGACACTTTCTTATCTCTCCATCTCATAGTTTTCGCCTGATATTTGGTCAGGTTTTCGACGGCCTGCATTCTCACCTCCtccagtgcatcttttgataTTGATTCTTCATTTTGGGCTGATTCAGTTATGACtcgaaatgatttatttttacattcctctagagtcattgcctcttcgccgaagagcaAACGAAATGGCGTGAACCCTGTCGGTCTTGTTATCGTTGTTCTTACGGACCACAAGACCTTCGACAGCCCttccacccactttccttttggcagacCTTGCAGACGTCTTGCGACACCAGTTAAGATGATGCCGTTTTCCCTCTCCATAGCTCCTTTTGACTGTGGGTGATATACTGATGCGAAATGGACTTTAATTCCCAGGCCTTCGCAGAATTTTTTGAACCCTTCGCTGTCAAATTGCGTACCGTTATCAATGGTCACCTTGTGAGGGACGCCGAAGCGGCAGACGATATTTTGCCATAAGAATGTTTAgacattttttgatgtcatgTTCACCAGCGACATCGCCTCcacccattttgagaagtactcgACCGCGACAATGGCATAACGTAAGTTTCCAGGGGCGACTGGTACCTGTCTGataatgtcaattccccaccgcaTTAATGGCCAGACTGATGGTATGAGCTGCATCTTTGTCGAAGGCCTGTTTGAACCCTTGGTCAAGTACTAGCACTTCACGTAGCTTCGAACTATGTACTCTGCAGAAGAGATagccttcggccaaaagaatcTTTGCTTGAATACTTTCCCGATGAGTGCTCGAGTGCCGATATGCGAGCCACACCGTCCTCCGTGTATTTCTCTGAGCAAGTTTTGCCCCTCTACTTGGGATATGCATCGAAGCATcggtgcacaaactcccatcttgtacaattTGTATCccataattttgtagtttctagctctttgcgcCATACGCTTTGCCTCAACATTATCTTCGGGCTCGTAGTAACCGCGAAG
This genomic interval carries:
- the LOC133922355 gene encoding peroxidase 70-like, which produces MASFRTWHCLLALTLLCSTACGQLSPSFYARSCPTLGLIVRATMIKALLAERRMGASLVRLFFHDCFVQGCDGSILLDDVGSFVGEKGAGPNVNSVRGFEVIDQIKANVEALCPGVVSCADIVALAARDGTFLLGGPSWEVPLGRRDSTTASLNLANSDLPSPASDLNTLISEFGNKGLSPRDLTALSGAHTIGFSQCQNFRDHIYNDTDIDPAFARLRQRNCPAAQGTGDSNLAPLDVQTQLIFDNAYYRNLLVQRGLLHSDQELFNGGSQDSLVRQYSANPALFASDFAAAMIKMGNISPLTGTAGQIRANCRVVNSS